Proteins encoded by one window of Cloeon dipterum chromosome 2, ieCloDipt1.1, whole genome shotgun sequence:
- the LOC135936104 gene encoding UDP-xylose and UDP-N-acetylglucosamine transporter-like has translation MKPVTAGALVFFGCCFNIYFLELLVKQDPGAGVLATFSQYIFITLHGIIFTVRCGTVTPQIPVSHYAAIVILVFASNVCNNYAFNFNISMPLHVIIRSGSLIANMILGMVILQRHYSGVKVASVLAITLGVVVCTLESGKAVKTEDATADEKNVDFLRWLFGVSILLAGLFLSARLGIYQEVLFNTHGKHNEEALFYTHLLPLPGFLIVFPHLWTHWLLALESPPLVVSWLSVPSALIYLLGYMLTQFVCISSVFVLTTECSSLTVTLVLTIRRFLSLVFSILYFNNSFTQLHWIGAFFVFAGTLGFSLT, from the exons ATGAAACCGGTGACTGCTGGGGCATTAGTGTTTTTCGGCTGCTGCTTTAACATCTACTTCCTGGAGCTTTTGGTCAAGCAGGACCCTGGCGCTGGCGTTTTGGCCACGTTTTCtcaatacatttttatcaCTCTTCACGGCATTATTTTCACTGTCAG ATGTGGCACGGTAACGCCGCAAATCCCGGTGTCTCACTACGCGGCGATTGTGATACTCGTCTTCGCGTCTAATGTGTGCAACAACTACGCGTTCAACTTTAACATCTCGATGCCGCTGCACGTGATCATCAGGTCGGGCTCCCTGATCGCCAACATGATCCTGGGCATGGTCATCCTGCAGAGGCACTACTCGGGCGTCAAGGTGGCGTCCGTGCTGGCCATCACGCTCGGCGTCGTCGTTTGCACCCTCGAGTCGGGCAAGGCGGTCAAGACGGAAGATGCCACCGCCGACGAGAAGAACGTCGATTTTCTGAGGTGGCTATTCGGTGTCTCTATACTTTTGGCTGGACTTTTCCTCTCCGCCAGACTGGGCATTTACCAGGAg gtTCTCTTCAACACGCACGGCAAGCACAACGAAGAAGCGCTGTTCTACACACATTTACTGCCTCTGCCAGGCTTCTTGATCGTGTTTCCCCACCTCTGGACGCACTGGCTGCTGGCCCTCGAGAGTCCACCGTTGGTGGTCTCGTGGCTTTCAGTGCCGAGTGCGCTGATCTACCTGTTGGGCTACATGCTGACTCAGTTCGTGTGCATCAGTTCGGTGTTCGTGCTGACGACCGAGTGCTCCTCCCTGACTGTCACCCTCGTGCTCACCATCAGGAGGTTTCTCAGCCTCGTGTTCTCCATCCTCTACTTTAATAATTCGTTCACGCAACTCCACTGGATTGGCGCCTTTTTTGTCTTTGCAGGCACGCTTGGATTTTCTTTgacttaa